The proteins below are encoded in one region of Rana temporaria chromosome 2, aRanTem1.1, whole genome shotgun sequence:
- the TPT1 gene encoding translationally-controlled tumor protein isoform X1 → MIIYKCVISNDEMFSDIYRLKEVCNGLCIEVEGKTITRREGDIDDALIGGNASAECVEEGAEGVSVSGVDIVMNHHLQETGFTKDAFKRYIKDYMKAIKSHLEKNKPGRVQPFMTGAAEKIKEILGNFKNLQFFTGESMDPEGMVGFLDYREDGITPFMTFFLDGLELEKC, encoded by the exons ATGATCATCTACAAGTGTGTCATCAGCA ATGATGAAATGTTCTCAGACATCTATCGACTAAAAGAAGTCTGCAATGGGCTGTGTATTGAAGTTGAAGGAAAG accATCACTCGAAGAGAAGGTGACATTGATGATGCTCTTATTGGTGGCAACGCATCTGCTGAGTGCGTGGAGGAGGGGGCCGAGGGTGTATCGGTATCAGGAGTTGACATTGTGATGAACCATCATCTTCAGGAAACTGGCTTCACAAAGGATGCATTCAAACGATATATTAAAGACTATATGAAAGC cattAAAAGTCATCTAGAAAAGAATAAACCTGGAAGAGTGCAGCCTTTCATGACTGGAGCAGCGGAAAAAATCAAAGAAATTCTTGGAAACTTCAAAAACTTGCAG TTTTTTACAGGAGAGTCAATGGACCCAGAGGGTATGGTGGGCTTCTTGGATTACCGTGAGGATGGTATAACCCCCTTCATGACTTTCTTCTTGGATGGCTTAGAACTTGAAAAATGT TAA
- the TPT1 gene encoding translationally-controlled tumor protein isoform X2 → MIADQRSQDDEMFSDIYRLKEVCNGLCIEVEGKTITRREGDIDDALIGGNASAECVEEGAEGVSVSGVDIVMNHHLQETGFTKDAFKRYIKDYMKAIKSHLEKNKPGRVQPFMTGAAEKIKEILGNFKNLQFFTGESMDPEGMVGFLDYREDGITPFMTFFLDGLELEKC, encoded by the exons ATGATTGCTGATCAGCGCTCACAAG ATGATGAAATGTTCTCAGACATCTATCGACTAAAAGAAGTCTGCAATGGGCTGTGTATTGAAGTTGAAGGAAAG accATCACTCGAAGAGAAGGTGACATTGATGATGCTCTTATTGGTGGCAACGCATCTGCTGAGTGCGTGGAGGAGGGGGCCGAGGGTGTATCGGTATCAGGAGTTGACATTGTGATGAACCATCATCTTCAGGAAACTGGCTTCACAAAGGATGCATTCAAACGATATATTAAAGACTATATGAAAGC cattAAAAGTCATCTAGAAAAGAATAAACCTGGAAGAGTGCAGCCTTTCATGACTGGAGCAGCGGAAAAAATCAAAGAAATTCTTGGAAACTTCAAAAACTTGCAG TTTTTTACAGGAGAGTCAATGGACCCAGAGGGTATGGTGGGCTTCTTGGATTACCGTGAGGATGGTATAACCCCCTTCATGACTTTCTTCTTGGATGGCTTAGAACTTGAAAAATGT TAA